From one Flavobacterium kingsejongi genomic stretch:
- a CDS encoding acyl transferase: MSIAADIFTIKNHKEFEKTALKVFRHQYEHNNVYGEFCRFLNVDKAAVKSLQQIPFLPIQFFKTHEILSTTTDPVQETFTSSGTTGMVTSRHLITDISLYEDSYRKAFASFYGNIEDYAVLALLPSYLERQGSSLIHMVEDLIRLSNNENSGFYLFNHDELIEKLVALDASGQNVLLIGVTYALLDLIEKQDFQLQNTIIMETGGMKGKRKEMIREELHEQLCKGFGVSAIHSEYGMTELLSQAYSLGQGIFECPNWMQVLIRDTEDALSYVETGKTGGINVIDLANINSCSFIATQDLGKKYPNNSFEVLGRFDNSDIRGCNLMVL; encoded by the coding sequence TTGAGTATAGCTGCCGATATTTTCACGATAAAAAACCATAAAGAATTTGAAAAGACTGCATTGAAAGTGTTCCGTCATCAATACGAGCACAACAATGTCTATGGTGAATTCTGCCGTTTTTTAAATGTAGACAAAGCAGCCGTAAAATCCCTCCAGCAAATCCCTTTCCTGCCGATACAGTTTTTCAAAACCCATGAAATCCTTTCGACTACAACCGACCCGGTACAGGAAACATTCACAAGCAGCGGCACCACAGGCATGGTAACCAGCAGGCATCTTATTACCGATATCTCGCTTTATGAAGACAGCTATCGCAAAGCTTTTGCCTCCTTCTATGGCAACATCGAAGATTATGCGGTACTTGCCCTACTACCCTCCTACCTGGAGCGCCAGGGTTCTTCCCTGATCCACATGGTTGAAGACCTGATCCGGCTTTCCAATAATGAAAATAGCGGCTTTTACCTCTTCAACCACGATGAGCTGATCGAAAAACTGGTCGCCTTAGATGCTTCCGGACAAAATGTCCTCCTGATTGGGGTGACATATGCCCTTTTGGACCTGATTGAAAAACAGGATTTCCAGCTCCAGAATACGATTATCATGGAAACAGGTGGTATGAAAGGCAAGAGAAAAGAAATGATACGGGAAGAACTGCACGAACAGCTTTGTAAAGGTTTTGGTGTATCGGCCATCCATTCCGAATATGGCATGACGGAGTTGTTGTCACAGGCCTATTCTTTAGGCCAGGGTATCTTCGAATGCCCCAACTGGATGCAGGTACTCATCCGGGATACTGAAGATGCACTTTCTTATGTGGAAACCGGAAAAACAGGCGGTATTAATGTCATTGACCTGGCTAATATCAATTCCTGCTCTTTTATAGCCACCCAGGATCTGGGCAAAAAATATCCCAACAATTCTTTCGAAGTATTGGGACGTTTTGATAATTCAGATATACGAGGCTGTAACCTGATGGTTTTGTAA
- the tyrS gene encoding tyrosine--tRNA ligase yields the protein MKNLVEELRWRGLYHDSMPGTEEQLLKEATSAYIGFDPTADSLHIGSMVQIILLVHLKNFGHRPVALVGGATGMIGDPSGKSDERNLLNEETLAKNVAGIKSVLSRFLDFNATGANAPIMVNNYDWMKEFSFIDFAREVGKRITVNYMMAKDSVKKRFSGDGVGMSFTEFTYQLIQGYDFYHLYKTENCLLQMGGSDQWGNITTGTELVRRMGGEGAKAYAMTTPLITKADGSKFGKSEGGNIWLDADKTSVYKFYQFWLNTTDIDAEKYIKIFTFLEKDVIDALIAEHHEAPHLRILQKKLAEEITVFVHGAEAFETAVKASAILFGNATAADLKQLDETTFLDVFEGVPQAEIARADVDGGLDIVTLLNEKSGFLKSNGEARRALAENSISVNREKITEEFKLSANDLINDRFILLQKGKKNYFVIRVV from the coding sequence ATGAAGAATTTAGTCGAAGAATTGCGTTGGAGAGGTTTGTATCACGATAGTATGCCGGGAACGGAAGAGCAGTTGCTGAAAGAAGCGACCAGCGCTTATATTGGATTTGACCCGACCGCAGATTCGCTTCATATCGGGAGCATGGTACAAATCATTCTTTTGGTACACCTGAAAAATTTCGGGCACAGGCCTGTTGCTTTAGTAGGTGGTGCTACCGGGATGATTGGGGATCCGTCCGGGAAATCGGATGAGCGCAACCTGCTGAATGAAGAAACCCTGGCGAAAAATGTCGCTGGGATTAAAAGTGTATTGTCCCGCTTCCTGGATTTCAATGCAACAGGAGCTAACGCACCTATCATGGTCAACAATTATGACTGGATGAAAGAATTCTCCTTTATTGATTTTGCCCGTGAAGTTGGAAAACGAATCACCGTAAATTATATGATGGCGAAGGATTCTGTAAAAAAACGATTCTCCGGTGACGGTGTAGGGATGTCTTTTACTGAATTTACCTACCAGCTGATCCAGGGGTATGATTTCTACCATTTGTACAAAACTGAAAACTGCCTGTTACAGATGGGGGGATCCGATCAGTGGGGAAATATTACCACCGGAACGGAATTAGTACGCAGAATGGGTGGCGAAGGTGCTAAGGCTTACGCTATGACCACGCCATTGATCACCAAAGCCGACGGTTCTAAATTTGGAAAATCCGAAGGTGGAAACATCTGGCTGGATGCCGATAAAACGTCGGTATATAAATTCTACCAGTTCTGGTTGAATACGACTGATATTGATGCAGAGAAATATATTAAAATATTTACCTTTTTAGAGAAGGATGTGATTGATGCACTCATTGCAGAACATCATGAAGCGCCACATTTACGTATACTGCAAAAGAAATTAGCAGAAGAAATTACGGTATTTGTACACGGTGCCGAAGCATTTGAAACTGCGGTAAAAGCATCAGCTATCCTTTTTGGAAATGCGACAGCTGCCGATTTAAAGCAACTGGATGAAACAACCTTCCTGGATGTTTTTGAAGGAGTGCCACAAGCTGAAATTGCGCGTGCTGATGTAGATGGCGGACTTGATATCGTTACATTGCTCAATGAGAAATCCGGATTTTTAAAATCCAACGGGGAAGCGCGTCGTGCTTTGGCGGAGAATTCCATTTCGGTAAACCGCGAGAAGATTACGGAAGAATTCAAGCTTTCAGCCAATGACCTGATCAACGACCGTTTTATCTTGTTGCAGAAAGGAAAGAAAAACTATTTTGTAATCCGGGTGGTGTAA
- a CDS encoding polyprenol monophosphomannose synthase: MSDGIVIIPTYNEIENIESIIRAVFSLSKPLHVLIVDDNSPDGTAEKVIHLQEEFQGRLFLEKRMKKAGLGTAYVHGFRYALQRTYSYIFEMDADFSHNPNDLEKLYAACHLGGADVAIGSRYLTGVNVVNWPLNRVLMSYYASAYVRLITGMEIRDATAGFLCYKREVLEKIDLDKIKFIGYAFQIEMKYRAYAHHFNIQEVPIIFTDRTKGQSKMSNAIIKEAVFGVIALRIKKLFNKL, translated from the coding sequence ATGAGCGACGGTATAGTTATAATTCCAACCTATAACGAAATTGAAAATATCGAAAGTATCATCAGGGCAGTATTTTCATTGTCAAAACCATTACACGTTTTAATTGTCGATGATAATTCCCCGGACGGGACAGCCGAAAAGGTAATTCACCTTCAGGAAGAATTTCAGGGACGCCTGTTTCTGGAAAAGAGAATGAAAAAAGCAGGCCTGGGAACTGCCTATGTACACGGTTTTCGATATGCGCTGCAAAGAACCTACAGTTATATTTTTGAAATGGATGCTGATTTTTCCCATAATCCGAATGATTTGGAAAAATTATATGCGGCCTGCCATTTGGGTGGTGCCGATGTAGCGATAGGATCGCGCTACCTGACCGGGGTTAATGTGGTCAACTGGCCGCTCAACCGGGTGCTCATGTCCTATTATGCTTCGGCCTATGTAAGGCTGATCACCGGGATGGAAATCCGGGATGCTACCGCAGGATTCCTGTGCTACAAAAGGGAAGTGCTGGAGAAAATCGACCTCGATAAGATTAAATTCATCGGGTATGCTTTTCAGATTGAAATGAAATACAGGGCCTATGCCCATCATTTTAATATCCAGGAAGTGCCTATTATTTTTACGGACCGTACCAAGGGCCAGTCAAAAATGAGCAATGCAATTATCAAAGAAGCCGTATTTGGCGTGATAGCATTACGAATAAAAAAGTTATTTAATAAGTTATAA
- a CDS encoding uroporphyrinogen-III synthase encodes MKVKTILVSQPEPKVDNSPYFELQNKHKVKVDFRPFIHVEGVSAKDIRQQKIDLNNFTAIILTSKNSVDHFFRVAEEMRYKVPETLKYFCQSEAVAFYLQKYVVYRKRKIYVGQKEFADLSPLIKKYKDEKFLLPASDQLNADAPLTLNNLKVEWAQATFYKTVMSDLTDLKDVYYDILAFFSPTGIKSLFKNFPDFEQNNTRIAVFGSTTQKEALEHGLRVDIMAPSPEAPSMTMALEKYVAEANKGK; translated from the coding sequence ATGAAAGTGAAAACAATTTTAGTATCGCAGCCAGAACCAAAAGTAGATAATTCACCCTACTTCGAGCTTCAGAATAAGCACAAGGTTAAAGTTGATTTCCGTCCTTTTATACACGTGGAAGGCGTTAGTGCCAAGGATATAAGACAACAAAAAATCGATTTGAATAACTTTACAGCAATCATTCTGACGAGTAAAAACTCTGTTGATCATTTCTTCAGAGTGGCTGAGGAAATGCGCTATAAAGTCCCTGAAACGCTAAAGTATTTTTGCCAGTCGGAAGCTGTTGCTTTTTACCTGCAGAAATATGTGGTGTACCGCAAAAGAAAGATTTATGTTGGTCAAAAAGAGTTTGCTGACCTGTCTCCTTTAATCAAGAAGTACAAAGACGAAAAATTCCTTTTACCTGCTTCTGACCAGCTCAATGCCGATGCACCGCTTACCCTGAACAACCTGAAAGTAGAATGGGCACAAGCTACCTTTTACAAAACGGTAATGAGCGACCTTACAGATCTTAAAGATGTGTATTATGATATCCTGGCTTTCTTTAGCCCTACCGGAATCAAATCCTTATTTAAGAACTTCCCGGATTTCGAACAAAACAATACCCGTATTGCAGTTTTTGGAAGCACAACCCAGAAAGAAGCCTTAGAACATGGTCTCCGCGTTGATATCATGGCGCCTTCTCCGGAAGCACCCTCTATGACAATGGCACTGGAAAAATATGTTGCCGAAGCCAACAAAGGAAAATAA
- a CDS encoding DUF4271 domain-containing protein: MKEFDLIPRIMDSKDWATLIFVGCLIMIAITKTAFESRFNDFIKLVISNKYLKIYREGGNTLDWFNILLFFVQLFSLAFFIQLILSYFGYTTKTNGIAFIQIVTLLGFFILSKYLIEKIIATSFNIEEFNEQLHLQKVSYRTYIGLALLPIDLVLFYNDKPVVLLVYILIAIVLLINAYTYAVSLRNYQNLIISKLFYFILYLCALEIAPYYFMYYWFTKS; this comes from the coding sequence ATGAAAGAATTCGATCTTATTCCGAGAATTATGGACAGTAAAGATTGGGCGACCCTTATTTTTGTGGGCTGCCTGATCATGATTGCGATCACTAAAACCGCTTTTGAAAGCCGTTTTAACGATTTCATCAAACTGGTTATTTCCAATAAGTACCTCAAGATCTATCGTGAAGGCGGCAATACACTCGACTGGTTTAATATATTGCTGTTTTTTGTACAGCTTTTTTCCCTGGCTTTTTTCATCCAGTTAATCCTGAGTTATTTTGGATATACTACCAAAACCAACGGAATTGCCTTTATCCAGATCGTTACTTTGCTCGGTTTTTTCATCCTGTCAAAGTACCTGATTGAAAAAATTATTGCGACCTCTTTTAATATTGAGGAGTTCAATGAACAATTGCATCTGCAAAAAGTAAGTTATAGAACCTATATAGGATTGGCGCTGCTCCCTATAGATTTAGTGCTATTCTATAACGATAAGCCCGTAGTATTATTAGTATATATACTAATCGCTATCGTATTATTAATAAATGCTTATACATATGCGGTTTCTTTAAGGAATTATCAAAATTTAATAATAAGTAAGTTGTTTTACTTTATTTTGTATCTTTGCGCACTTGAAATAGCACCTTACTATTTCATGTATTATTGGTTTACAAAAAGTTAG
- a CDS encoding NAD-dependent epimerase/dehydratase family protein translates to MILVTGATGLVGSHLVLQLLEDGMPVRALYRNPKKLEKVKALFRLYNKEALYDKAQWFHADITEIPALEAAFTGIDYVYHCAALVSVTTSEEEQLRKINIEGTANIVNFCIDYKVKKLCHVSSIAALGDVAVPKTPITEETEWNPNKNHGDYAISKYGAEMEVWRGDQEGLPVVIVNPGIILGPGFPDQGSGQIFSLIAAGLPYYTFGSTGFVAVEDVVKIMIQLMNSPIQGERYTLISENIVYKDLILTIADALHAKKPTIAAKPWMTSIAWRADWLLSKLFFRERKLSRSAAKSSHTADIFSNEKIIKALDYQFEDIKTYIKKMAVYYT, encoded by the coding sequence ATGATATTAGTCACCGGAGCAACAGGATTAGTGGGTTCACATTTAGTACTTCAACTTTTAGAGGATGGAATGCCTGTTCGTGCGCTCTACCGGAATCCGAAAAAGCTGGAAAAGGTAAAAGCACTGTTCCGCCTTTACAACAAAGAAGCGTTATACGATAAAGCCCAGTGGTTCCATGCTGATATCACGGAAATTCCAGCACTGGAAGCTGCTTTTACTGGTATTGATTATGTTTACCATTGTGCCGCACTGGTTTCAGTTACCACTTCAGAGGAAGAACAGCTTCGGAAGATCAACATTGAAGGCACCGCCAATATCGTCAATTTCTGTATTGATTATAAGGTCAAAAAACTCTGCCATGTGAGTTCTATTGCGGCACTCGGAGATGTGGCTGTTCCCAAAACACCGATTACCGAAGAAACGGAATGGAATCCGAATAAAAACCACGGAGATTATGCGATCTCAAAATATGGTGCTGAGATGGAAGTCTGGCGTGGCGACCAGGAAGGCCTGCCTGTCGTGATTGTCAATCCCGGAATTATCTTAGGCCCCGGTTTTCCGGATCAGGGAAGCGGACAGATTTTTAGCCTTATTGCCGCTGGCCTTCCATATTACACGTTCGGATCAACAGGGTTTGTCGCGGTAGAAGATGTCGTAAAAATCATGATCCAGCTAATGAATAGCCCGATTCAGGGAGAGCGGTATACGCTTATCAGTGAAAATATCGTCTACAAAGACCTGATTCTTACGATTGCAGACGCTTTACACGCCAAAAAACCAACCATAGCCGCAAAACCCTGGATGACATCCATTGCCTGGCGTGCCGACTGGCTCTTATCCAAGTTGTTTTTCAGGGAGCGTAAACTATCGCGTTCAGCGGCGAAATCCTCGCATACAGCAGATATTTTCTCCAACGAAAAAATTATCAAAGCACTGGATTATCAATTTGAAGATATTAAAACCTACATCAAAAAAATGGCGGTTTATTATACATAA
- a CDS encoding DUF4296 domain-containing protein has translation MKKILGCIIAVLFLVSCSDTPVHKPKKLIKENVMVDILYDMALLQAMKSYNPNMLDVMNINSTNYIYKKYNIDSLQFAQNNEYYASRIEDYQKIYEKVDERLQKTIKASKPKVLPELKKDVVKKAIDSTKKATDSIKLKSNDSLRKISIKKGALKKVK, from the coding sequence ATGAAAAAGATTTTAGGATGTATTATCGCAGTACTGTTTTTGGTCTCCTGTTCCGATACACCGGTTCATAAACCAAAGAAGCTGATCAAGGAGAATGTCATGGTGGACATCCTGTATGATATGGCATTGCTACAGGCTATGAAAAGCTACAATCCTAATATGCTGGATGTGATGAACATCAACTCCACAAATTACATCTACAAGAAATATAATATCGATAGCCTGCAATTTGCGCAAAATAATGAATATTATGCCTCCCGTATCGAAGATTACCAAAAGATATATGAGAAAGTAGATGAACGGCTGCAAAAAACAATTAAGGCGTCCAAGCCGAAAGTATTGCCTGAGCTTAAAAAGGATGTCGTGAAAAAAGCGATAGATTCTACCAAAAAGGCTACAGATTCTATCAAATTAAAAAGCAATGATAGCCTCAGAAAAATAAGCATCAAAAAGGGCGCGCTTAAAAAAGTAAAATAG
- a CDS encoding T9SS type A sorting domain-containing protein produces the protein MTKNYFYILFFLLFISLPAAAQEGKTPKNQDNTIEGLNFYPNPVSNGKIYITSKSASNKDVEIFDVLGKKVFQSSISAKELNISSLVPGVYIIKIKEGDMASTRKLIVK, from the coding sequence ATGACAAAAAATTACTTTTATATTTTATTTTTCCTACTCTTTATTTCACTCCCGGCAGCCGCCCAGGAAGGAAAAACACCAAAGAATCAGGATAACACTATAGAAGGACTTAACTTCTACCCTAATCCTGTGAGCAATGGAAAGATTTATATTACTTCCAAATCAGCTTCCAACAAAGATGTAGAGATTTTTGATGTATTGGGGAAAAAGGTGTTCCAAAGCAGCATTAGCGCTAAAGAGTTGAATATTTCGAGTTTAGTGCCCGGCGTTTACATCATCAAGATCAAAGAAGGCGATATGGCTTCTACCCGAAAACTGATTGTGAAGTAA
- a CDS encoding dihydroorotase, with the protein MNRVLIKNAKIVNEGQIFEGDVLIENDIIVEIADSISAKSADCKIIDAEGNYLIPGMIDDQVHFREPGLTHKGDIASESRAAVAGGITSFIEQPNTVPNAVTQELLEQKYQIAAEKSYANYSFMMGATNDNLEEVLKTDPKNVAGIKIFLGSSTGNMLVDNEKVLETIFSGTKMLIAVHCEDEATIQANLEHYKAEFGEDIPMKYHPLIRSEEACYISSSKAVELAKKTGARLHVFHVSTAKETNLFTNKIPLENKQITAEVCIHHLWFTDADYEKKGSLIKWNPAVKTAEDKKALWEALLDDRIDVVATDHAPHTLEEKKNVYTKAPSGGPLVQHALVAMFEAHHQGKISVEKIVEKTAHNPAKIFKIEKRGFIKVGYYADLAIVNTGLPWNVKKENILYKCGWSPFEGFNFKSRITHTFVNGQLVYQNFKVKEIQAGKRLSFDR; encoded by the coding sequence ATGAACAGGGTTTTAATAAAAAATGCCAAAATAGTAAACGAAGGTCAGATTTTTGAAGGCGATGTCCTGATTGAAAATGATATCATCGTCGAAATCGCGGACAGTATCAGCGCAAAATCGGCTGATTGTAAAATTATCGATGCGGAAGGGAATTATTTGATTCCTGGGATGATCGATGACCAGGTTCATTTTCGGGAACCAGGCCTGACGCATAAAGGGGATATTGCCTCTGAATCCAGAGCTGCAGTTGCCGGAGGAATCACTTCTTTTATCGAACAGCCGAATACCGTTCCCAATGCGGTGACGCAGGAATTGCTCGAGCAGAAATACCAGATCGCAGCAGAAAAATCATATGCCAATTATTCCTTTATGATGGGGGCTACCAATGATAACCTGGAAGAAGTCCTGAAGACCGATCCTAAAAATGTAGCGGGAATTAAAATATTCTTAGGTTCTTCTACCGGCAATATGCTGGTGGATAATGAAAAAGTACTGGAAACTATATTTTCAGGCACTAAAATGCTGATTGCCGTACATTGTGAAGATGAAGCGACAATACAGGCGAACCTGGAGCATTATAAAGCAGAATTCGGCGAGGATATCCCAATGAAATACCATCCACTCATCCGCAGTGAAGAAGCGTGTTATATCTCGTCTTCTAAAGCCGTCGAACTGGCCAAGAAAACCGGGGCCCGTTTGCATGTATTCCATGTGTCTACTGCGAAAGAAACAAATTTGTTTACCAATAAGATTCCCTTAGAAAACAAACAAATTACTGCAGAAGTATGTATCCACCATTTGTGGTTCACCGACGCAGATTATGAGAAAAAAGGATCCCTGATCAAATGGAACCCTGCAGTGAAAACCGCAGAAGATAAAAAAGCATTGTGGGAAGCATTACTTGATGATCGTATTGATGTCGTGGCAACAGATCATGCACCACATACACTTGAAGAAAAGAAGAATGTATATACTAAGGCGCCGTCTGGTGGCCCGTTAGTACAGCATGCTTTGGTGGCTATGTTTGAAGCCCATCACCAGGGTAAGATTTCCGTGGAGAAAATTGTGGAAAAAACAGCCCACAATCCTGCGAAAATCTTTAAAATTGAGAAACGCGGTTTTATAAAAGTTGGTTATTATGCCGATTTGGCTATTGTCAACACCGGTCTTCCGTGGAATGTAAAAAAAGAAAATATCCTCTACAAATGTGGCTGGTCTCCATTTGAAGGATTTAATTTCAAATCCAGGATTACCCATACTTTTGTAAACGGGCAGTTAGTGTATCAGAACTTTAAAGTTAAAGAAATTCAGGCCGGAAAAAGATTGTCGTTTGACCGTTAA